From the genome of Agromyces intestinalis:
CCAATCGCCTGGGCGGCAACTCGCTCATCGAGCTGCTCGTGTTCGGACGCATCGTGGGCCAGGCCGCTGTCGCGTACTCTGCTTCGCTGCCGGCGCAGGTTCGGTCGGCGGCCGCGGTGGATGCGGCGCGCGCCGAGATCGACGCGCTCCTCGCCTCGGACGGCACCGAGAACGTGCGCGCACTGCAGCGAGCCATCCGCAACACCATGACCGAGCACGCGGGCGTCGTGCGCGACGAAGCGGGGCTGCTCGCCGGGCTCGCCGAGCTCGACGCGATCGAGGCCCGCATGGCCGATGTCGGCGTGCACCCCGACATCGCCGGCTACCAGGACCTCGCGCACGCCTTCGACCTCAAGTCGGCCGCGCTCGCCGCCCGCGCCACGCTGGAGGCCGCGCTCGAGCGCCGCGAGACCCGCGGGTGCCACAACCGCAGCGACTACCCGTCGCTCGACAAGTCGTTGCAGGTGAACCTCGTCTGGTCGCCGGCGACCGGAGTGACCCGCGAGGAGATCCCGCCCATCCCCGACGACATCGCGGCGCTCATGCGCGAGGTCTCGACGGTGGGCAAGCTGGTCGAGTAGCCGCGTCCCGCCTGCTCACCCGCGAGGCGTCCACCCCGACGGCCGGGGGCCGTCGATCGCCGCCCGCTCGAGGTCGGCGGCTGCCGACCAGCCCTGCGCGGCATCCGTCGCGTCGAAGCCGCCACGGGCGACGCGGAACCCCACGTCCTCGTGGTGCATGCGCGGCGCACCGCCACGGCGCACCGAGGCCCGCACGCTCCAGGCGTCGTCGGCGAAACCGCCGCCGCGGAACACGCGGTATGCGTCGTAGCGCGCCGGGTCGAGCAGGTCCCAGCACCATTCCACACGTTGCCGAGCGTGTCGAACAGCCCGTTGAGGTTCGGATGCTTGCCGCCGACGTCCTGCGGCGCGGTCACGCCGTCGGCGCTCGTCCAGGCGATCTCGTCGAGGGGGCCGTAGTGCGGGCGCGTCGACCCGGCCCGGCAGGCGAACTCCCACTCGGCCTCGGTCGGCAGGCGGAACCCGTCGGCGTCGACATGCCAGGTGACGTCCTCGCCGTCGTACGTGTAGGCGGGTTCGAGCCCCTCCCACTCGGATGCCGCGTTGCAGAACCGGATCGCCCGCAGCCAGCTCACGTCGGTCGCGGGCCTGCGCGGATGCGTCGCGGTCTCGCCGAGCAGCTCGGCCAACTGCTCCTGCGTCACCGGGTACACGCCGATCTCGAACGGCTCGAGTTCGACGCTCCAGCGCACCTTGCGGCGTGCGTCGTGCAGGCCGACGGCGCCCCCGGCGATGCGCGTCAGCTCGATATCGGTCACCGGGGCAGTCTCGCACGTGCTCGACGTGGGGTTCCGTCTACGCTGGCCGGATGCCTCTCTTCGATCACCTCGGTCTCTCCGTCGAAGATCTGCCCCGATCGATCGCCCAGTTCGATCCCGTCATGCGAGCGCTCGGGTGCACGCGCGCCGATGCCGACGGCTCGGTGGCCTGGTACAAGGGCGAGGAGGAGCTCATCCTCTTCCCGGCCCGCGAGTCGGGCAGCGGCCCTCACCGGCACGGCCGGGTGGGCTGGCAGCACCTCGCGTTCCCGGTCGAGTCCCGCGCCGAGGTCGACCGCCTGCACGCGATCGCGGTCGATGCCGGCTGGACGGCCGTGCGCGAACCGAAGCTCTACCCGCGGTTCAACGAGCGCTACTACGCGTCCTTCGTCGAAGACGACAACGGCATCCGCTTCGAGTTCATGCACAACCCGCCTCGCGAGGCATCCGCCGACTGAACCTGCCGGCGCGCCGCGATCTCATCGCCCTACCTCTACGACGGCAGGGTCGCGTACTCGACCGGACCGGGCGCGCCACTGATGCCCCAGATCGTCTCGGCGAGGTCGTCGGGGTCGACAGTCGGCAGGCCGCCCGGCTCGACCCCGTCGAAATGCCCGGCCGCGAACAGGTCGGCGGCCGCGCTGCGCTCGATGAGCTGCCCGATCTGCAGGCTCGCGACGTGGACGCCGCGCTCGGCCGCGTCGACCGCGATCGCCGCGAGGTAGTTGAGCAGCGCGGCTTGCGCCACGCTCGAACTCGCCAGCGCCGGCGTCGGGATGCGCACCGCCGATCCTTGCGCGACGACGATGGTTCCCGACCCGCGGTCGGTCATGGCCGGCAGCACCTCGTGGATGAGCTCGACGGGCGAGAGCAGGTTGAGCGGCAGCCAGCTCAGCAGTGTCTCGGCGGTCAGGTCGCTCGCCGCGACCGGCAGTCGCCGCACATCGCCCGGACTGTAGAGCAGCAGATCGGGGGCGGCGCCGCGCTGGTCGACGAGTTCGCGGGCGACCTCGCGAACCCGTTCGGGGTCGGCGAGGTCGGCGATGGCGAGGTTCGCGTCGAGCCCATCGGTGCGCAGCGCGTCGCGAAGGCGAATGAGCGTCGATTCGGTGCGGCCGACGAGGTCGATGTCGTAGCCGGCGCGGCCGAATCGCCGGGCGGTCGAGAGACCGAGGGCGGGCCCGGCTCCGAAGATGGCGATCGAGGGCATGGATGCTCCGTTCGAACTTGAGGGTCGCCTCAAGCTAGATCAATTCGAGGCATCCCTCAAGTTGTTCTGCAACCATGGTCGGATGCCTCCAGCTCCGACTCGGCCGCTGCGAAGCGACGCCGTCCGCAATCGCGACAAGCTCCTCGCCGCCGCCCGCGAGGAGTTCGCCGAGTCGGGGCTCCACGCGTCGCTCGAGGCGATCGCACGCCGCGCGGGGGTCAGCGTCGGCACCCTCTATCACCACTTCACCGATCGCGCCGGCCTGATCGACGCCGCGCTCCTGCCCGTGGTCGAGCGTTCGATGGCGCATGCGCGCGCCGCCCTCGACGATCCCGACCCCTGGAACGCGCTCGTCTCGCACCTCGTCGCGATCGCCGACTGGCAGTCGCGCGACCACGGCTTCACCGACGTCTGCGTGCTCTCGCTCGACGACGACCTGCCCATCGAGCGCGCGAAACGCGAGGGCCATGGCTACTTCGAAGCACTGATCGCCCGCGCCCAGGCCTCGGGCGACGTGCGGGCCGATGTCACGCCCTCCGATGTGGGGCTGCTCGTCTGGTCGATCGTGCAGTCGACGGCGGCGATCCGCGCCGAGCGCCCCACCGCCTGGAAGCGGCACCTCGCGATCATGCTCGACGGGCTGCGCGCCGGCGCGGCCCATCCGCTCGCCGAACCCCCGCTCGACCCCGCTCAACTCGCCGAGGCGATGGCGTTCCCGGGTGCGCGGCCGGGACCGAGGTAGCCGCCGGTACACGAGCCGAATGAGCGCGCCGAACATCGCCGCACGGGGTTCCCGATCTGCGCGTCGGTGCCCGGCGACGCCCGAATCGATCAGGTCGCCGGCGACGTGGTGCGCGTCACCCGGAACGCCGTGCCGACGATGCCGACGACGGCGATGCCGACGACCGACGCGGCGAGCCCCCCGTACAGCACGGGGTCGACGCGCAGGGTGAAGCCGCCCAGCAGTCCGTGGCCGACGCCGATCAGCGCGGGCACCACGGCTGCCGTCCCGAGCACCAGGGCGGTGATCGCGACGAACGACGACTCGACGGCCGCCATCGCGATGAGCTGCCGGCGCGTGGCACCCGTGCGGTGCAGCAGTCGCCACTCGTCGCGGCGCCCTGCCGTCATCGTGGTGAGCGTGTTCGCCGCCGCGATCGCGATGAACGCGAGCAAGGTGAGGAGCAGTGTGGTCGACAGCCCCTGCTGGGCGGCGCCCCCGGCCGCCACGGCCTCGGCGTACTCGGCCACCCCCGTGGACTCCAGGCCGAGAGCCGCGACCAGGTCGCGCACCTCGTCGGCCGTGCCGGGCGCGAGCCGCAGGTACACCGCATCATGCGGCGCGCCGTGCGCCGAGCGGGCGCTCTCGGCGACGAGGTAGTCGCCGAACCCCAGTCCGCGAGTGAAGATCGCCGCGATCGTGAGCGTCTCGTCGGCACCGTCGGCGTATCGCACCCGGATGCGGTCGCCGACGCCCTTCCCCGACCCGAGCACCGTCTCGGCGCTGACGGCCACGGCACCCGTTCCGAGGTCGGCCAGCGACCCTGCGCTCACCGCGGGGTCGACGATGCCGCCGGTCGTCGGCACCGAACGCAGCGCGGCGGGCTCCCACGACACGGACCCGAGGAACGGCAGCTCCTCGTCTCCGTCGTCGACCTTGGTTTCGGCGAGGAGTGTACCGGTGGGGGCCGCCTCGACGACCTCGGGCAGGTTCATGACGGCCTGCACGTCCTCGGCCGTCAAGGTGTGCTGAGCGGTGACGACCAGGTCGGCATCCAGTCCCGCGCGCAGCTGAGCTGCGGCCGCGTCGGTCGTCGTGAGGTTCACCCCGGTCTGCACCGTCCCCAGGGCGAGCAGCAGGGCGAGCGGCACGACGGCCGTCGTGAGGCGGCGCGAGAATCCGCGCGCGTTGAGCAGCGCGAGCGTGCCGCCGGCGCCTCGCAGCGCGTGGGCCACTCGAGGAACGCGGGATGCCTCCAGGGCGCGACGTGCCGCAGAGGCCAGGATCAGCGGCCCGGCGAGCGCAACGGCGGTGATCAGCAGGAACGCGGAGACGGCACCGGTCGCGCTGCCGATCGTGCCCGGCACGAAGAACGGCGTCAGGGCGACGAGCACGCCCGCGACCGCGACCGCAACGGCCGCGATCCTGCGACCGCTTCCGACCGTCGGCGCCTCGACCGCGCTCCCGGCGACCGCGGCGACGGGGCTCGTGCGCAGCGTCTCGCGTGCGGCGACCCGAGCGGCCAGGACGCCGGTGGGCACGAGCACCAGCAGCATCGCGAGCACCGGCCAGCCCGAGATCGTCATCGCGAACCCGGCCGAGACGATGCCGGATTCCGACAGCAGCGGAGTGAGCAGCGACGCGGCGGCCAATCCCGGCAGGGCGCCGAGCGGTGCCGCGACGGCGAACACGCCGAGCACCTCGATCGTGATGCGCCGACGCACCTGGCCGCGGGTCGCGCCGACCGCGCGCAGCAGGGCGAACTCGCGGCGGCGCTGACGCAGCGCGGCGGCGAACGTCGAGCCGATCACCAGCACGACGATCAGGATCGTCGTGCCTGCGAACGAACCCGCGATGGTGCTCAGCAGCGAACCCTCGGCGAGCGGGCCGGAGGCTGAGGCGCGCAGCCCCGACTCCAACACGACACCGGTGGTGGTCAGCAACGCCGAGGCGAGCAGCACGATGAGCGCGCTGCCGATGAGACTCGTGCGATGGAAACGCGCTGCGGAGAGGGCGGACTTCAGCATGTCAGCGCCCCCCGAGCTCGATCATGCGAGCAGAGATCTGCTCGGTCGTGGGCGTGTCGAGATGGCCGACGAACTGCCCGTCGGCGAGGAACAGCACGTGGTCCGCCGCCGCCGCGACCCGTGCGTCGTGGGTGACGACCACGAGGGTCTGGCCGAGATGTTTCGCGGTGGAGCGCAGCACCTCGAGCACGTGAGCCGCCGTGTTCGAGTCGAGTGCGCCGGTCGGCTCGTCGGCGAACACCACCTCGGGCCGTGTGATCAACGCCCGGGCGATCGCCGCGCGCTGCGCCTGGCCGCCCGAGAGCTCGCCCGGGAGCCGATCTTCCATGCCGCTCAACCCGACCGCCGACAGCAGGTGGTGCTGCCACGCCGGGTCGGGTCGGCGTCCGCCCAGGATGAGCGGCAGGCCGACGTTCTCGGCGACGGTCAGATGCGCGATGAGGTTGTACGACTGGAATACGAAGCCGATGCGGTCGCGGCGGAACCGGGTGAGGTCGTCGGCCGAGAGTCCCGTCAGGTCGGTGTCGCCGATGACGACCCGCCCGCCGGTGGGCACGTCCAGTCCGGCCGCGCAGTTCAGGAACGTCGACTTGCCCGATCCCGACGGGCCCATGACGGCGACGAACGAACCCAGGGCGATCGTCAGCGACACCGAACGCAGGGCGTGGATGACCCCCGCGCCGTCGGGGAATGCCTTGTCGACCTGCATCAGGTGAACCGCGGTCGCCGCACGCGGCGGCGCGGTCGGTGTCGGTGCGTGCATCGGGACTCCTTGCGTCGAGGAACGACGGCGCTGCACCGTCACCCACGACGATAGGAACCGGCGAGATCCGGTTCGAGCCACCGACGATGCAGATCCCCGACTTGCATCCTTCGATGCAAGTCCGGCCCATCAGCTCAGTCGGGAACCTCGACCACCCGGTTCTGATACGCCCACACCACGGCCTGCAGACGCGAGCGCACGCCGAGCT
Proteins encoded in this window:
- a CDS encoding TetR/AcrR family transcriptional regulator → MAIEGMDAPFELEGRLKLDQFEASLKLFCNHGRMPPAPTRPLRSDAVRNRDKLLAAAREEFAESGLHASLEAIARRAGVSVGTLYHHFTDRAGLIDAALLPVVERSMAHARAALDDPDPWNALVSHLVAIADWQSRDHGFTDVCVLSLDDDLPIERAKREGHGYFEALIARAQASGDVRADVTPSDVGLLVWSIVQSTAAIRAERPTAWKRHLAIMLDGLRAGAAHPLAEPPLDPAQLAEAMAFPGARPGPR
- a CDS encoding ABC transporter ATP-binding protein, which produces MHAPTPTAPPRAATAVHLMQVDKAFPDGAGVIHALRSVSLTIALGSFVAVMGPSGSGKSTFLNCAAGLDVPTGGRVVIGDTDLTGLSADDLTRFRRDRIGFVFQSYNLIAHLTVAENVGLPLILGGRRPDPAWQHHLLSAVGLSGMEDRLPGELSGGQAQRAAIARALITRPEVVFADEPTGALDSNTAAHVLEVLRSTAKHLGQTLVVVTHDARVAAAADHVLFLADGQFVGHLDTPTTEQISARMIELGGR
- a CDS encoding VOC family protein, producing the protein MPLFDHLGLSVEDLPRSIAQFDPVMRALGCTRADADGSVAWYKGEEELILFPARESGSGPHRHGRVGWQHLAFPVESRAEVDRLHAIAVDAGWTAVREPKLYPRFNERYYASFVEDDNGIRFEFMHNPPREASAD
- a CDS encoding SDR family NAD(P)-dependent oxidoreductase: MPSIAIFGAGPALGLSTARRFGRAGYDIDLVGRTESTLIRLRDALRTDGLDANLAIADLADPERVREVARELVDQRGAAPDLLLYSPGDVRRLPVAASDLTAETLLSWLPLNLLSPVELIHEVLPAMTDRGSGTIVVAQGSAVRIPTPALASSSVAQAALLNYLAAIAVDAAERGVHVASLQIGQLIERSAAADLFAAGHFDGVEPGGLPTVDPDDLAETIWGISGAPGPVEYATLPS
- a CDS encoding ABC transporter permease; translation: MLKSALSAARFHRTSLIGSALIVLLASALLTTTGVVLESGLRASASGPLAEGSLLSTIAGSFAGTTILIVVLVIGSTFAAALRQRRREFALLRAVGATRGQVRRRITIEVLGVFAVAAPLGALPGLAAASLLTPLLSESGIVSAGFAMTISGWPVLAMLLVLVPTGVLAARVAARETLRTSPVAAVAGSAVEAPTVGSGRRIAAVAVAVAGVLVALTPFFVPGTIGSATGAVSAFLLITAVALAGPLILASAARRALEASRVPRVAHALRGAGGTLALLNARGFSRRLTTAVVPLALLLALGTVQTGVNLTTTDAAAAQLRAGLDADLVVTAQHTLTAEDVQAVMNLPEVVEAAPTGTLLAETKVDDGDEELPFLGSVSWEPAALRSVPTTGGIVDPAVSAGSLADLGTGAVAVSAETVLGSGKGVGDRIRVRYADGADETLTIAAIFTRGLGFGDYLVAESARSAHGAPHDAVYLRLAPGTADEVRDLVAALGLESTGVAEYAEAVAAGGAAQQGLSTTLLLTLLAFIAIAAANTLTTMTAGRRDEWRLLHRTGATRRQLIAMAAVESSFVAITALVLGTAAVVPALIGVGHGLLGGFTLRVDPVLYGGLAASVVGIAVVGIVGTAFRVTRTTSPAT